A part of Xenopus tropicalis strain Nigerian chromosome 4, UCB_Xtro_10.0, whole genome shotgun sequence genomic DNA contains:
- the LOC100491943 gene encoding putative ferric-chelate reductase 1 isoform X2, producing MRYKVFGLLVFWLLINSVQPFGNGNVGLACDTMMPNHRTHAAQESMSPYRVAASSYSFSPGDEITVTLLANFNTTFEGFLLQARSVTGNRLVGNFRVLNSNSQILDCGGVMGLAVSHINTSKKSNITALWTAPDLSDNVHFRATFVRNFKTFWVGVESPLLTFITPSNQRPTTPNVPAVYVLSTNLPSNKVGSTIISRESCGTDKVCFSVPTDCDPSRSTNCYFMSSSPIETSGQGYLLGISGPSTGYVSVGFSDDMQMGNDDMYLCVMNAAGVIEVQHAYSEGKSQPRVLTPGNIEVILASYNNGIIQCTFIARSISILNPLQNSRSINSLYHIFLAYGSSSNGQVQYHGPSGRFISNSRIDLLAASNVTSGPYGLDPLVKAHGSLMLIAWMTTGSLGMILARYFKVTGKQLVLGKAVWFQAHFFLMALTVCATIASFVLAFVKEQGWNYNLSTHAIIGCIVMCLAFFQPLIALFRPSPQSSRRFIFNWFHVINALVIKVLAVANLFLGLQVVSHTYAWMPEVMGGFFAWEALAFISLEINAQMAEKETGRYDVNDDPKSKSPAKTDVFLLLIYLCGNLAFLITLLVAIGRS from the exons ATGAGATATAAAGTGTTTGGCCTCCTTGTCTTCTGGCTCCTTATTAACTCTGTTCAGCCATTTGGTAATGGAAATGTTGGCTTAGCATGTGATACCATGATGCCTAACCACAGAACACACGCCGCACAGGAATCCATGTCCCCGTACAGAGTGGCTGCTTCAAGTTACTCATTCAGCCCTGGAGATGAAATTACAG TGACTCTGCTGGCAAACTTCAATACTACCTTTGAAGGATTCCTCTTGCAAGCTCGTTCTGTAACAGGAAATCGCTTGGTTGGAAATTTCAGGGTGCTCAATTCGAATTCCCAAATCCTTGATTGTGGGGGAGTAATG GGACTGGCAGTGAGTCACATAAATACATCCAAGAAGTCCAATATAACAGCATTGTGGACTGCACCAGACTTATCTGATAATGTACATTTCAG AGCCACATTTGTTCGGAACTTCAAAACATTTTGGGTGGGAGTTGAAAGTCCCCTCCTAACT TTTATCACTCCATCAAACCAACGTCCAACCACGCCAAATGTGCCAGCTGTATATGTCTTAAGCACAAACCTTCCTTCCAATAAAGTTGGATCTACCATTATTTCCAGAGAATCTTGTGGCACAGACAAAGTTTGTTTCAGTGTCCCTACAGACTGTGACCCATCCAGGAGCACCAACTGTTACTTTATGTCTTCTTCCCCTATCGAAACCAGTGGACAAGGCTACCTGTTGGGCATCAGTGGTCCATCTACTGGATATGTGTCTGTTGGTTTTTCAGATGACATGCAAATG GGAAATGATGATATGTACCTGTGTGTGATGAATGCAGCTGGAGTGATTGAGGTTCAACATGCCTACTCTGAAGGAAAGTCCCAACCACGTGTCCTTACTCCG GGTAATATTGAGGTTATACTGGCATCCTACAACAATGGCATTATACAATGTACTTTCATTGCAAGAAGCATCTCAATCTTAAACCCACTTCAGAACTCCAGGTCCATCAATAGCTTGTACCATATATTTCTGGCATACGGTTCATCCAGCAACG GACAAGTCCAGTATCATGGCCCTTCGGGGAGATTTATTAGTAATTCCAGAATTGACCTTTTAGCAGCTAGTAATGTAACAAGTGGCCCATATGGACTTGACCCCCTAGTTAAGGCTCATG GTTCTTTGATGCTCATTGCTTGGATGACAACAGGCAGTTTGGGGATGATACTTGCTCGATACTTTAAGGTAACTGGCAAGCAGCTGGTGCTGGGAAAAGCTGTTTGGTTCCAG GCTCACTTTTTTCTCATGGCACTGACAGTGTGTGCAACAATAGCATCCTTTGTGTTGGCCTTTGTGAAGGAGCAAGGGTGGAACTAT AATCTAAGCACACATGCTATCATTGGCTGCATTGTCATGTGcctggccttttttcaacctctGATTGCCTTGTTTCGACCCTCACCACAGAGCAGCAG GAGATTCATTTTCAACTGGTTTCATGTTATCAATGCGCTGGTTATTAAAGTTCTAGCAG TCGCTAACCTGTTCCTTGGACTGCAGGTTGTATCCCACACATATGCCTGGATGCCTGAAGTAATGGGAGGATTTTTCGCCTGGGAAGCTCTCGCCTTTATATCACTTGAAATAAATGCTCAGATGGCAGAGAAAG AAACTGGCCGCTATGATGTTAATGACGACCCCAAATCAAAAAGCCCG GCAAAGACTGATGTTTTCCTGCTGTTAATCTACCTCTGTGGGAATCTGGCATTCCTCATAACGCTCCTTGTAGCAATTGGCAGGTCGTAG
- the LOC100491943 gene encoding putative ferric-chelate reductase 1 isoform X1: MRYKVFGLLVFWLLINSVQPFGNGNVGLACDTMMPNHRTHAAQESMSPYRVAASSYSFSPGDEITVTLLANFNTTFEGFLLQARSVTGNRLVGNFRVLNSNSQILDCGGVMGLAVSHINTSKKSNITALWTAPDLSDNVHFRATFVRNFKTFWVGVESPLLTFITPSNQRPTTPNVPAVYVLSTNLPSNKVGSTIISRESCGTDKVCFSVPTDCDPSRSTNCYFMSSSPIETSGQGYLLGISGPSTGYVSVGFSDDMQMGNDDMYLCVMNAAGVIEVQHAYSEGKSQPRVLTPGNIEVILASYNNGIIQCTFIARSISILNPLQNSRSINSLYHIFLAYGSSSNGQVQYHGPSGRFISNSRIDLLAASNVTSGPYGLDPLVKAHGSLMLIAWMTTGSLGMILARYFKVTGKQLVLGKAVWFQAHFFLMALTVCATIASFVLAFVKEQGWNYNLSTHAIIGCIVMCLAFFQPLIALFRPSPQSSRRFIFNWFHVINALVIKVLAVANLFLGLQVVSHTYAWMPEVMGGFFAWEALAFISLEINAQMAEKAETGRYDVNDDPKSKSPAKTDVFLLLIYLCGNLAFLITLLVAIGRS; encoded by the exons ATGAGATATAAAGTGTTTGGCCTCCTTGTCTTCTGGCTCCTTATTAACTCTGTTCAGCCATTTGGTAATGGAAATGTTGGCTTAGCATGTGATACCATGATGCCTAACCACAGAACACACGCCGCACAGGAATCCATGTCCCCGTACAGAGTGGCTGCTTCAAGTTACTCATTCAGCCCTGGAGATGAAATTACAG TGACTCTGCTGGCAAACTTCAATACTACCTTTGAAGGATTCCTCTTGCAAGCTCGTTCTGTAACAGGAAATCGCTTGGTTGGAAATTTCAGGGTGCTCAATTCGAATTCCCAAATCCTTGATTGTGGGGGAGTAATG GGACTGGCAGTGAGTCACATAAATACATCCAAGAAGTCCAATATAACAGCATTGTGGACTGCACCAGACTTATCTGATAATGTACATTTCAG AGCCACATTTGTTCGGAACTTCAAAACATTTTGGGTGGGAGTTGAAAGTCCCCTCCTAACT TTTATCACTCCATCAAACCAACGTCCAACCACGCCAAATGTGCCAGCTGTATATGTCTTAAGCACAAACCTTCCTTCCAATAAAGTTGGATCTACCATTATTTCCAGAGAATCTTGTGGCACAGACAAAGTTTGTTTCAGTGTCCCTACAGACTGTGACCCATCCAGGAGCACCAACTGTTACTTTATGTCTTCTTCCCCTATCGAAACCAGTGGACAAGGCTACCTGTTGGGCATCAGTGGTCCATCTACTGGATATGTGTCTGTTGGTTTTTCAGATGACATGCAAATG GGAAATGATGATATGTACCTGTGTGTGATGAATGCAGCTGGAGTGATTGAGGTTCAACATGCCTACTCTGAAGGAAAGTCCCAACCACGTGTCCTTACTCCG GGTAATATTGAGGTTATACTGGCATCCTACAACAATGGCATTATACAATGTACTTTCATTGCAAGAAGCATCTCAATCTTAAACCCACTTCAGAACTCCAGGTCCATCAATAGCTTGTACCATATATTTCTGGCATACGGTTCATCCAGCAACG GACAAGTCCAGTATCATGGCCCTTCGGGGAGATTTATTAGTAATTCCAGAATTGACCTTTTAGCAGCTAGTAATGTAACAAGTGGCCCATATGGACTTGACCCCCTAGTTAAGGCTCATG GTTCTTTGATGCTCATTGCTTGGATGACAACAGGCAGTTTGGGGATGATACTTGCTCGATACTTTAAGGTAACTGGCAAGCAGCTGGTGCTGGGAAAAGCTGTTTGGTTCCAG GCTCACTTTTTTCTCATGGCACTGACAGTGTGTGCAACAATAGCATCCTTTGTGTTGGCCTTTGTGAAGGAGCAAGGGTGGAACTAT AATCTAAGCACACATGCTATCATTGGCTGCATTGTCATGTGcctggccttttttcaacctctGATTGCCTTGTTTCGACCCTCACCACAGAGCAGCAG GAGATTCATTTTCAACTGGTTTCATGTTATCAATGCGCTGGTTATTAAAGTTCTAGCAG TCGCTAACCTGTTCCTTGGACTGCAGGTTGTATCCCACACATATGCCTGGATGCCTGAAGTAATGGGAGGATTTTTCGCCTGGGAAGCTCTCGCCTTTATATCACTTGAAATAAATGCTCAGATGGCAGAGAAAG CAGAAACTGGCCGCTATGATGTTAATGACGACCCCAAATCAAAAAGCCCG GCAAAGACTGATGTTTTCCTGCTGTTAATCTACCTCTGTGGGAATCTGGCATTCCTCATAACGCTCCTTGTAGCAATTGGCAGGTCGTAG